The Winslowiella toletana region GCGTGTAACGGCCACCAAGTCGTCACCTTCTAACGGAAATTCGATGCCGCGCGGAGCGGCGGCAGGCAGCAGCTTAAGCAGCTCACGCCAGAGGTTATCGGCGTCGTCGAGTGCAATGGCGCGGAAAGAGTTGCGATGGGGCGTGGCCGCCTTAACATGAATGTAGCTGACAAAACGCCCCAAACTGTCGGCCGCTGCGCGCGGGTTATCGCCCACCCACAGCCAGTTGCCCATATCAAACGTCATGCTGTTTGGCATACGCGCCTCGGCACAGTCAGCGAAAAACTGTTCCAGCGCCTGCTGCTTGCCGCAGTCGGTTTGATCGTTTTCTACCACCACGTGCAGCGAATAGGCCGCCAGCTGCTGATGCAGTGCGTTGCAGTCAAAACCGGGCGTGTAATGGCCTAAGGAGAACTTAAGCAACTGGGCATTCAACTGTTTTGCTTCAGCTACACGCTGATCCAGCGCCGGATTGAGCGTGCCATCCGCCATAAACAGTGCTTCTGGCACAGAGTAGAAGGCGATCAGCTGATGCTGCGCAATCGCGGTTCCCAGTTCGCTTAGCTGTTGCAGTTCGCTATTGCTCAGCAATTCACGGCGAATCTCAACGCCATCCGCTCCGGCTTCAGCAATAATCGGCAGCAGCGCTCGCTGGCCCCCTAAGGCTTCAACTCGTTGATGACCATACGCAGCGGTCACGACAATCACTTCTCTCTTCATCTTTATTCTCCGGCCCCGTCGCCTCGACGTTATAAAAACGTTAAATGGAACCGGTTCCAAAGCAAAGTACCAGAGTGTGAAATTATGATCGCGCTCACGATGTGAGCAATTATTAGCAGGGTATTGTCTGAATTAAGGCGGGTGAAACGTCAGGGGGAAGTGACCTCCCCCTGCGCATTATATCGGCTGGGATGAACCGCGAACCACCAGTTCAGCGGAAAACATCTGCTCGCCGATCGGCTCTTCGCTGCCTTCGATACGGCGAATAACCTGTTCCAGCGCGGTATAACCGAGCTGCCAGGTTGGCTGTTTTAAGGTGGTGATGCCGACGCCCGCCAGTTCTGCCCACTCCAGTTCATCAAAGCCAAGCAGGCCGATATCTTTGCCCCAGTGTAAATCGAGGCGGCGTAATGAACGTGCGACTTGCAGGGTCAGTGCCCCATTCGCTACCAGTAATGCGCAGCGATGAGACTGATGACGTTGATAAAAATCCTGCAGGATAGCGTCGAGCTTCGCGCCCTGGCTGAGCGCCACTTCGGCTTGCTCAGCGATCGCCTGTGGATGTTGCTGCGCAGTCGTTTTAAACGCCTGTAAGCGCTCAAGGCGCGTATTGACCAGCCCGAGTGGTTCGCTGACGAATAAAATCGCCTGATAACCGTTAGCCAGCAGATGTTCGGTGGCCGCGGTAGCGGCTTCGGCATTATTAAGCCCAACCACATCACAGGCAAAATCAGGAATTTTACGGTCGATCAGCACCATTGGCAGCAGAGATTGCTGTAACATATTCAGCGCTTCTTCCCGCATGCCTACCGCATTGACCACAATGCCTTCTACCTGATAGCTGCTGAGTAATTGCAGGTAGTGGCGCTCCTGATCAACCTCGTTATTGGTGTTACACACCAGCAGGGTAAAACCCTGCGCGCGGCAGGCGGCCTCAATCCCGGAGAGGACATCGACGGAATAGGGGTTGGTAATATCGGCGATAATCAGGCCAATCAGTCGGGTGCGGCCACGTTTCAGTCCGCGTGCCATCTGGCTGGGGCGATAATCGAGATCGGCAATCGCCGTTTCAATGCGCTGTTTCAGATCGGCCGACAGCGCATGCTGCTCGCCGTTCAGATAACGCGAAACGCTGGTTTTTCCGGTGTTTGCCGCGTTGGCGACATCGCTGATGGTTGCTCGTGCAGCTTTGCGCTTCATGGCTTTCCTTTGGCGTTCAGATTCAGCCGAGACTAGCACAGCTTTTTTATCCGGCGTTAATTGCGCGTCGGGCAGGGGCAGCACGCGCCCCTGCTGGCGAGAGAATTACAGTGGGCTGAGGGTGATTTCCACACGGCGGTTTTGCGCTTTACCGCTCTCAGTATTGTTGCTGGCGATTGGGTTATCCGGCCCTAATCCACTGGTGCGAATGCGGTTAGCCGCAACACCCTGGGTAATCAGCGAGCTGCCGACGCTGTCTGCACGCTGCTGCGACAGTGTCATATTCAGCGCACGGGTGCCGGTACTGTCGGTATAGCCGATAATATTCACCGCGGTTTTTGGATACTCTTTCAGTACCATCGCCACGCCGGTCAGGGTATTCGCCCCGGCAGGTTTCAGCGAGCTGCTGCTGGAATCGAAAGTGACGTTGCTTGGCATATTCAGAATAATATTGTCGCCGTTACGGGTGACGCTGACGCCAGTGCCTTTCATCTGGTCGCGTAGTTTCGCTTCCTGCACATCCATATAGTACCCGGCACCACCGCCCAGAGCAGCACCTGCTGCTGCGCCAATCAGCGCGCCTTTGCCGCGATCTTTCTTCGACGAAGAGAGTGCGCCGACGCCCGCGCCTAAGGCGGCACCCAGTCCGGCTCCGATCCCGGATTTACCGGCCTGCGACTCACCTGTGTAGGGGTTAGTGGTACAGCCGGAAAGTGCGATGGTGCCGCTCAGTAACAAGGCGAGAGTAATAATGCTTTTTTTCATGGATTTTCCCTTAATCGAATTCACAGGTGCCAATGCACGTACACCTATAAGCGGCACGATTATGCCGCTTAATTATGAGGAAAATACCTAAGGTTAAGTCTTAAAGTGTAAAGTTAGACGTCTAAAGATTACGAGGATGGCAAAAGCAGTTAATAACGTGATCGTTAACCAGCCCGCAGGCCTGCATAAATGCGTAACAGGTGGTCGAACCGACAAATTTAAAACCGCGCTTTTTTAATGCTTTTGATAGCTCGTCAGAAACCGGGGTTTTACTCGCAACCTCGGCGAGGCTTTTCAGCTGATTAATCTGCGGCTGATTGTCGACAAAATCCCAGATAAAACGCGCAAAATCTTCGCCTCTGGCTTCCATTGCCAGCAGCGCACGCGCATTTGCAATAATCGCTGAAAGTTTACCGCGATGACGAATCAGACCGCTGTCCTGCATCAGCTCATCAACCTCTTTTTCGCCCATCAGCGCCACCGCTTGCGGGTCGAACTGGTGAAAAGCGCGGCGGTAGTTCTCGCGTTTTTTCAGCACCGTAATCCATGATAAACCCGCCTGTTGCCCTTCGAGACAGATCATTTCAAACAACGCGTTACCGTCGTTTTGCGGAATGCCCCATTCCCGATCGTGATAGGCAATATAAAGCGGATCTTGTGTGACCCAACCGCATCGCTGCATGACTAAACTCCTTATCAATAAAGGCGCAAAATTTGTTGTTTTTATCCTTGAACTGCTGCTTAATCGGTCAATAGTTAATCAATGGAATGAGATAACTCTCTGGCTGATTAATAATACTAACACTTCGCCAATTTGGCTCTTTCTCGGAGTCGTTATTATGCTGCAGAAAAGACAGTGCAAAGGTGGCCGTTTATCCGCTGGCGCGATGATGGTGACAGGGATTTTGTTCTATCCGATGGCGGCAAGCGCCTGGGATCAGTTATATGTCTTTGGTGATAGTCTGAGTGATAGCGGAAATAATGGCCGTTATACCTGGGATGGCAGCGCACACCCGCTTTACGACGATATTCTGGCGGAAAAGATCAATCAGGCGCTGAAACCCTCAAAAGAAGGCGGTACGAATTTCGCCGCCGGTGGCGCGGTGGCAGTACCGGCACTGAATCCACAGGATAACACTCAGGATCAGGTGCAAAATTATCTGGCCGCCAACGGTGGGCGGGCAGACGCCGATGGCCTGTATATTCACTGGATTGGCGGTAATGATCTGGCCGCAGCGGCGATCAATCCGGCTGAGGCGCCGGATATTGTCAGCAACAGCGCCTTTGCTGCTGCCAGCCAGGTTAAGGAACTGCTGTCTGCCGGGGCGAATACCGTGATTGTCCCGACGGTGCCGGATATCGGTGCCACGCCAGCACTGCTGGAAGCCGTGATTCAAAGCGGGCTGACACCGGTCGCCGACGCGGCGCTGTCGGCCGCTTACCAGTCGCTGAACAGCCAGACCACTCTCAGCACCGCAGCGCGTCAGCAGGCGATTTACGAGGCGCTGTTTGCCGCAGCCGGTACTGCCACCTCGGTGCCGGAACTGCAAAAAGCGATAGCCGATCAACTGCTTGCCGCCTGGCAACAGATCAGCCGCCAGGCATCGGCGTTGACCAGCAGTTACAATCAGCAGGAAGAGCGCTACCTGGCGAACATCGGCGGCAATATCGTGCGCGTCGATGTTTATGGGCTGTTCAATGAAGTGCTGGCCGATCCGGCACGTTACGGTCTGAGCAATACTGCCGGTATGGCCTGTCCACCCGGCGTATCGGCGGCTGTCTGTGGCGTCTCGACGCCGGGCTTTTCCAGTGAGCAGAATTATCTGTTTGCCGATCGCCTGCATCCCAGTCCGGCAGTTCACCGGCTAATTGGTGATTATATTCAGTCGGTGCTGGATGCTCCGGCGCAGGTGGTAGCGCTGAATCAGGCCACGCTGGCGATGTCGCGTGATATGCGTAATACCCTCGACAGTCATCTGCAACAGCAGCGACACAGCGATAATCCGCAGGGCTCGCTAAGCGTTTTTGGCGGCTACGCCGGGCAGCGTTATGACTATGCCGCTAATCTTGCGGCAGGTAACGGCGATGCCACCAGCCATAATCTGACCCTTGGCGTGGACTATAAGCTGACGGATAACTGGCTGATGGGCGTGCTGCTTTCCGGCTCCAGTGATAATCAACAACCGACGCCTGGCTACGATTATAAAATGCGTGGCTGGCTGGTCTCAGCTTACAGCGAGCTGGACTTTTCCTCGGGCGGTTGGATAAATGCCGATCTGCATTTTGCCACCGCCGACTATGACGATATCTCCCGCCGGATAATCTTAGGCCCTGCCAGCCGCACTGAGCAAGGCAGTACCGATGGCAAGCAATTAGGCGGGCGGATAACCGCTGGTTGGGATTTCCCGCTTGCCAGCTGGCTGACTACCGGACCAACGCTGCAATATGCACTGGACTACAGCAAGGTATCGGGCTACAGCGAACAGGGCGATTCCAGCACTGCAATGCGCTTTAACGACCAAACTTACCATTCGCAAATTGGTGCGGTTGGCTGGCGAGTGGACTCGCGAATGGGCTGGGTGAATCCCTGGGCGCAAGTCAGTTATAACCATCAGTTTGGTGACGATGTCTGGCGAGCCGGTGGCGGACTGAAATCGACCCAAATCTCGTTCTCGCGTGATACGGCACAGCAGGATACCAACTGGGTTGATGTCAGCGTCGGTGCCAATGTGCCACTGGGCGAAGATGTCGCCGCGTTTGCTTCACTGTCGCAGAGCGCGGGCCTCAGTTCGGGTGAGCAATTTATGTATAACCTGGGGGTCAGCGCGCGCTTCTGATCTGGCTCTGAAACCAGTATCCATGCCGCTTTGCGGGCTATCAGGGCATCAAAGGTGAAGTTAAAATACAGTTAAATAATATAATTATCGGGATAATCATAACTATGGAAACATTATGCCGTCCGATCTTGCCGTTATTCGTAATAAACTCTTCGCCTTTTTGGCATGCGCTGTCTTTTTGGCAATGATGATGGGCCTGATTTTTATGGATGTGAACTGGATGAATAATGCCGTTCACGAGTCCTCTTTTACTGAAATCGCACAGGAACTGATTTTGGCTGCGATTGCTTCTTCATTTTTCATTGCCGCTGCGGGTCATGAGCAGCATCGCCCGAGCCTGCTGCTGCTGGGTGGTTTTTTTGGCTGCATGCTGATCCGCGAAATGGACTTCCTGTTCGACGAGATTCACCACGGTGCCTGGGTGTGGTTTGCGCTGGCGCTGGCGGCTTTTAGCCTGAGCTATGCCGCGAAAAATCTGGCAAAAACCCTGTCTGGTCTGGTTCATCTGCTGCAACATCCTGCCTG contains the following coding sequences:
- a CDS encoding sugar phosphate isomerase/epimerase family protein, which gives rise to MKREVIVVTAAYGHQRVEALGGQRALLPIIAEAGADGVEIRRELLSNSELQQLSELGTAIAQHQLIAFYSVPEALFMADGTLNPALDQRVAEAKQLNAQLLKFSLGHYTPGFDCNALHQQLAAYSLHVVVENDQTDCGKQQALEQFFADCAEARMPNSMTFDMGNWLWVGDNPRAAADSLGRFVSYIHVKAATPHRNSFRAIALDDADNLWRELLKLLPAAAPRGIEFPLEGDDLVAVTRHYVNLLREE
- a CDS encoding LacI family DNA-binding transcriptional regulator, which translates into the protein MKRKAARATISDVANAANTGKTSVSRYLNGEQHALSADLKQRIETAIADLDYRPSQMARGLKRGRTRLIGLIIADITNPYSVDVLSGIEAACRAQGFTLLVCNTNNEVDQERHYLQLLSSYQVEGIVVNAVGMREEALNMLQQSLLPMVLIDRKIPDFACDVVGLNNAEAATAATEHLLANGYQAILFVSEPLGLVNTRLERLQAFKTTAQQHPQAIAEQAEVALSQGAKLDAILQDFYQRHQSHRCALLVANGALTLQVARSLRRLDLHWGKDIGLLGFDELEWAELAGVGITTLKQPTWQLGYTALEQVIRRIEGSEEPIGEQMFSAELVVRGSSQPI
- a CDS encoding OmpA family lipoprotein, with the translated sequence MKKSIITLALLLSGTIALSGCTTNPYTGESQAGKSGIGAGLGAALGAGVGALSSSKKDRGKGALIGAAAGAALGGGAGYYMDVQEAKLRDQMKGTGVSVTRNGDNIILNMPSNVTFDSSSSSLKPAGANTLTGVAMVLKEYPKTAVNIIGYTDSTGTRALNMTLSQQRADSVGSSLITQGVAANRIRTSGLGPDNPIASNNTESGKAQNRRVEITLSPL
- a CDS encoding DNA-3-methyladenine glycosylase I, with the protein product MQRCGWVTQDPLYIAYHDREWGIPQNDGNALFEMICLEGQQAGLSWITVLKKRENYRRAFHQFDPQAVALMGEKEVDELMQDSGLIRHRGKLSAIIANARALLAMEARGEDFARFIWDFVDNQPQINQLKSLAEVASKTPVSDELSKALKKRGFKFVGSTTCYAFMQACGLVNDHVINCFCHPRNL
- a CDS encoding autotransporter outer membrane beta-barrel domain-containing protein, which gives rise to MMVTGILFYPMAASAWDQLYVFGDSLSDSGNNGRYTWDGSAHPLYDDILAEKINQALKPSKEGGTNFAAGGAVAVPALNPQDNTQDQVQNYLAANGGRADADGLYIHWIGGNDLAAAAINPAEAPDIVSNSAFAAASQVKELLSAGANTVIVPTVPDIGATPALLEAVIQSGLTPVADAALSAAYQSLNSQTTLSTAARQQAIYEALFAAAGTATSVPELQKAIADQLLAAWQQISRQASALTSSYNQQEERYLANIGGNIVRVDVYGLFNEVLADPARYGLSNTAGMACPPGVSAAVCGVSTPGFSSEQNYLFADRLHPSPAVHRLIGDYIQSVLDAPAQVVALNQATLAMSRDMRNTLDSHLQQQRHSDNPQGSLSVFGGYAGQRYDYAANLAAGNGDATSHNLTLGVDYKLTDNWLMGVLLSGSSDNQQPTPGYDYKMRGWLVSAYSELDFSSGGWINADLHFATADYDDISRRIILGPASRTEQGSTDGKQLGGRITAGWDFPLASWLTTGPTLQYALDYSKVSGYSEQGDSSTAMRFNDQTYHSQIGAVGWRVDSRMGWVNPWAQVSYNHQFGDDVWRAGGGLKSTQISFSRDTAQQDTNWVDVSVGANVPLGEDVAAFASLSQSAGLSSGEQFMYNLGVSARF